From one Paramormyrops kingsleyae isolate MSU_618 chromosome 1, PKINGS_0.4, whole genome shotgun sequence genomic stretch:
- the fezf1 gene encoding fez family zinc finger protein 1, giving the protein MESARFHSAGIRTSPSASGNIPAGENMIAITKPLAFSIERIMARTPEPKSIPIPNVYEAHLNKVDQAQTIQVNPSSLHCMIPFVPLAYEPGHKLAATESEPNQFDAVSCNSSELVNIGLNYKNELSDVSPSVAQYKLFRPRVINQSSFHTMGTVCYLNCGESSCPPPASILNLHPMASYIFNSPLHARQKAFLSEKNKLAHCAERFSSGVTFKDLSQSQLQHYMKDSAQVLSDKLFKNSSKLNCGSPSSKAKVFTCEVCGKVFNAHYNLTRHMPVHTGARPFVCKVCGKGFRQASTLCRHKIIHTQEKPHKCNQCGKAFNRSSTLNTHTRIHAGYKPFVCEFCGKGFHQKGNYKNHKLTHSGEKQFKCSICSKAFHQVYNLTFHMHTHNDKKPFTCPTCGKGFCRNFDLKKHIRKLHDNSPGCQTPSILVNAKTEAHESQ; this is encoded by the exons ATGGAAAGTGCACGCTTCCACTCAGCGGGAATACGCACTTCACCCTCCGCTTCTGGAAACATACCTGCTGGAGAAAATATGATAGCCATTACTAAGCCCCTAGCTTTTTCGATCGAACGGATTATGGCCAGGACACCGGAACCAAAGTCGATACCTATTCCAAACGTGTACGAGGCGCACCTAAACAAAGTGGACCAAGCTCAGACGATCCAAGTAAATCCATCCTCGCTCCACTGCATGATACCTTTCGTTCCACTGGCATACGAACCGGGTCACAAACTAGCCGCCACTGAATCCGAACCGAATCAGTTTGATGCTGTCTCATGTAACTCCAGCGAATTAGTAAATATTGgtttaaattataaaaatgaactTTCGGACGTGAGCCCGTCAGTGGCGCAATATAAACTTTTTCGACCACGGGTGATAAATCAGTCATCTTTCCACACCATGGGGACTGTTTGCTACCTGAACTGCGGGGAGAGCTCCTGTCCGCCTCCGGCAAGTATCCTCAACCTCCACCCCATGGCCTCCTACATCTTCAACTCGCCGCTTCATGCTCGCCAAAAAGCCTTTCTTTCGGAGAAAAACAAACTCGCTCACTGTGCTGAAAGGTTCTCATCCGGAGTTACTTTCAAAGATTTATCCCAAAGCCAGCTGCAACATTATATGAAAGACAGCGCGCAGGTTCTTTCGGACAAACTTTTCAAGAACTCTTCCAAACTTAATTGTGGGTCTCCAAGTAGCAAGGCGAAAGTTTTTACCTGCGAGGTTTGTGGAAAG GTATTTAACGCTCACTACAACTTAACGCGCCACATGCCCGTGCACACCGGAGCCAGACCGTTTGTCTGTAAAGTGTGCGGCAAAGGCTTCCGTCAGGCCAGCACCCTGTGCCGTCACAAAATTATCCACACACAG GAAAAGCCGCACAAATGCAATCAGTGCGGCAAAGCGTTCAACAGGAGCTCGACTCTGAACACGCATACGCGGATCCATGCGGGATACAAACCATTTGTGTGCGAATTCTGCGGAAAAGGATTCCATCAAAAAG GTAACTATAAGAACCACAAGCTGACGCACAGCGGGGAGAAGCAGTTCAAGTGTAGCATATGCAGCAAGGCCTTCCACCAGGTGTACAACCTGACTTtccacatgcacacgcacaacGACAAGAAGCCGTTCACGTGCCCCACGTGCGGAAAGGGATTCTGCAGGAACTTTGACTTGAAAAAGCACATCAGGAAACTGCACGACAATTCGCCGGGGTGCCAAACGCCATCGATTCTCGTTAATGCGAAAACAGAAGCCCACGAAAGCCAGTGA